Proteins encoded by one window of Sulfurospirillum barnesii SES-3:
- a CDS encoding FtsW/RodA/SpoVE family cell cycle protein, with protein MFQIDRRILTHFDFLIPILVIPIIALSYYLISEANTTLANKQIVYFAVGFCAFVFFFIIPIKKIEWLIPLFYWFTIILLISVDIFGISKLGAKRWLEIPFVHFTIQPSEIFKPAFILMLAYLIKHNPPEHNGYGWKSFFKLSFYILLPFLLIAKEPDLGTALILLLLGYGILFVIGVNKKIWLTLALIIGISSPLLYNNLHEYQKKRISDFLSETPSYHVRQSIIAIGSGGLTGKDRNEATQTHYKFLPISTSDFIFAYTVERLGFWGALGLISCYALLIVHLITLTYKLKHDYFTQVITTGISLMIFFYMGVNISMTIGLAPVVGVPLPFYSYGGSSFITFFALFGILENLLAFRFDPTYRCIKYSL; from the coding sequence GTGTTTCAAATTGATAGACGAATCTTAACACATTTTGATTTTTTAATTCCTATACTGGTCATTCCTATCATCGCACTCTCTTATTATTTGATTTCAGAGGCAAACACAACCTTAGCGAATAAGCAAATTGTTTATTTTGCTGTTGGTTTTTGTGCTTTTGTCTTTTTTTTTATCATTCCCATTAAAAAAATTGAATGGCTGATTCCGCTTTTTTATTGGTTTACCATTATCCTCTTAATCAGCGTTGACATTTTTGGTATCTCCAAATTAGGGGCTAAACGATGGCTTGAAATCCCGTTTGTCCATTTTACGATTCAACCCTCTGAAATTTTCAAACCTGCTTTCATTCTCATGCTAGCCTACCTTATTAAACACAATCCTCCTGAACACAATGGTTATGGATGGAAGTCCTTTTTTAAACTGAGCTTTTACATTCTTTTGCCCTTTCTTTTGATTGCAAAAGAGCCCGATTTAGGAACAGCCCTTATTTTGCTCCTCTTAGGCTATGGGATTCTTTTTGTCATTGGGGTGAATAAAAAAATTTGGTTGACCCTTGCTCTTATTATAGGCATTAGCAGTCCCTTACTTTACAATAACCTCCATGAGTACCAAAAAAAGCGGATTTCTGATTTTCTCTCTGAAACACCTAGTTACCATGTAAGACAATCTATTATTGCGATTGGTTCAGGGGGACTTACAGGAAAAGACCGTAACGAAGCGACACAAACACACTACAAATTCCTACCCATTTCAACCAGCGATTTTATCTTTGCTTACACCGTTGAACGCTTAGGCTTTTGGGGTGCTTTAGGATTGATTAGCTGTTATGCACTTCTTATTGTGCATCTTATAACATTGACCTATAAGCTCAAACATGATTATTTTACACAAGTGATTACTACGGGTATCTCTTTAATGATTTTTTTCTATATGGGTGTTAATATTTCCATGACCATTGGGCTTGCACCAGTGGTAGGCGTTCCTCTGCCCTTTTACAGTTATGGCGGGAGTAGTTTTATCACTTTTTTTGCTCTTTTTGGTATTTTAGAGAATTTATTAGCCTTTCGCTTTGACCCAACCTATCGTTGCATTAAATATTCACTCTAA
- a CDS encoding RluA family pseudouridine synthase, giving the protein MEFTCKVSKRLDAAMSEALELPRNQVEKLIKNVGVYVDGVLTHKCSLKLEESQVVRYEFVQADESKSAYDVTFDVPILYEDEDLLIINKPPFLTVHGAPSVKEATLVDWLKKRGISLSTISGEERHGIVHRIDKETSGALVIAKTNEAHVALASQLEDKSMGRYYLALIDVPLKENVVVDLPIGRNLNHRLKMAIQKEGRSAKSAFCKLALSHDGKKELISAKLFTGRTHQIRVHLGALSRHILYDSLYGFKSHHDKISRIMLHAYILYLKHPRSGEMLHIRAPLWDDFDTYLTHHFNKETIHETITSDRIIDGFSAHDKWVHKNT; this is encoded by the coding sequence ATGGAGTTTACATGTAAAGTCTCAAAGCGCTTAGATGCCGCCATGAGTGAAGCCCTTGAATTGCCACGCAATCAAGTGGAAAAATTAATTAAAAATGTAGGCGTTTATGTGGATGGTGTTTTGACCCATAAATGTAGCCTAAAACTTGAAGAATCACAAGTGGTACGGTATGAATTTGTCCAAGCAGATGAATCAAAAAGTGCCTACGATGTCACTTTTGACGTACCTATTTTGTATGAAGATGAGGATTTACTCATTATCAATAAACCTCCTTTTTTAACGGTGCATGGCGCTCCTAGCGTGAAAGAAGCTACCTTGGTCGATTGGCTTAAAAAACGGGGTATTTCACTTTCTACCATTAGTGGTGAAGAGCGCCATGGGATTGTGCATCGTATTGATAAAGAGACCAGTGGTGCATTAGTGATTGCTAAAACCAATGAGGCACATGTCGCTTTAGCCTCCCAGTTAGAAGATAAAAGTATGGGACGGTATTATCTCGCATTAATTGATGTTCCCTTAAAAGAAAATGTGGTAGTAGATTTGCCTATTGGACGGAACCTAAACCACCGTTTAAAAATGGCAATTCAAAAAGAAGGTAGGAGCGCTAAGAGTGCTTTTTGTAAATTGGCTCTTTCTCATGATGGGAAGAAAGAGTTGATTTCTGCTAAACTTTTCACAGGAAGAACCCATCAAATACGGGTACATTTGGGTGCGCTTTCACGCCACATTCTTTATGATAGTTTATACGGCTTTAAGAGCCATCATGATAAAATCTCCCGTATTATGTTACATGCTTACATTTTGTATCTCAAACATCCACGTAGCGGAGAAATGTTACACATACGTGCTCCTTTATGGGACGATTTTGATACCTATTTAACACATCATTTCAATAAGGAAACAATTCATGAAACGATTACTTCAGATAGGATTATTGATGGCTTTAGCGCTCATGATAAGTGGGTGCACAAAAACACTTGA